A genomic window from Carassius auratus strain Wakin chromosome 45, ASM336829v1, whole genome shotgun sequence includes:
- the LOC113063295 gene encoding PIN2/TERF1-interacting telomerase inhibitor 1-like isoform X2 produces the protein MLERMGWSKGKGLGKSEQGATEHIKVKVKNNGLGLGTTTNHEDNWIAHQDDFNQLLAELNSCHAQNNTDSPTQEQGFSLEEKSKTSKKRVHYMKFTKGKDLSSRSETDLACIFGKRSKRETRDRDEGSSGPDSQEEREEDKDTGTNLNPETQSNTVTSTLTMQEYFAQRMAQIKKTQTGRDPAASSSEVSSNAPSPLATPASMEDSPNTSDIEQSKNKKKKKKDRESERDSVEEDALTSVTGECVEEPNCSQKKKKKKKRKREDGTEVGSAPTVMDGTTEEDAPTTGKRKKEKKTSPEVHADELKTIETGNMDHKVSDKKKKKKKRERDEEEGATEEVVPKKNKKKQKK, from the exons ATGCTGGAACGCATGGGCTGGTCCAAAGGAAAG GGTCTTGGCAAGAGTGAACAGGGGGCTACAGAACACATCAAGGTTAAAGTAAAGAATAACGGCCTGGGTCTGGGCACTACAACAAACCACGAG gaCAACTGGATTGCCCACCAGGATGATTTTAATCAGCTCCTTGCTGAGCTTAACAGCTGCCATGCACAGAACAACACTGATA GCCCCACACAGGAACAGGGATTTAGTTTGGAAGAAAAGTCAAAGACATCCAAGAAAAGGGTCCACTACATGAAATTCACTAAGG GAAAAGACCTGTCCAGTCGCAGCGAAACAGACCTAGCTTGTATTTTTGGGAAGCGATCGAAACGAGAGACAAGAGACCGAGATGAG GGAAGCAGTGGACCTGACTCTCaggaagagagagaagaggacaAAGACACAGGAACTAATCTGAACCCAGAGACACAATCAAACACGGTGACCAGCACACTGACCATGCAAGAGTACTTCGCCCAGCGGATGGCCCAGATCAAGAAGACTCAGACAGGACGAGACCCAGCCGCGTCTTCATCTGAGGTCAGCAGCAATGCACCTTCTCCACTGGCTACGCCTGCCTCCATGGAGGACTCCCCCAACACCAGCGATATAGAACAgtccaaaaataagaaaaagaagaaaaaagacaggGAGAGTGAAAGAGATAGCGTAGAGGAAGATGCACTGACCTCAGTAACAGGAGAGTGTGTTGAAGAGCCAAATTGCtcacagaaaaagaagaaaaagaagaagaggaaacgTGAGGATGGGACTGAAGTGGGCAGCGCTCCTACAGTAATGGATGGCACCACTGAAGAAGACGCTCCCACCACAGgaaagaggaagaaggagaaaaaaacatcTCCAGAGGTTCATGCAGATGAACTGAAAACAATAGAGACCGGGAATATGGACCATAAAGTTtcagataaaaagaaaaagaagaaaaagagagaacggGATGAAGAGGAAGGAGCAACTGAGGAAGTGGTGcccaaaaagaacaagaaaaaacagaagaaatga
- the LOC113063295 gene encoding PIN2/TERF1-interacting telomerase inhibitor 1-like isoform X1: MSMLAEPRRKQKWSVDPRNSAWSNDESKFGQKMLERMGWSKGKGLGKSEQGATEHIKVKVKNNGLGLGTTTNHEDNWIAHQDDFNQLLAELNSCHAQNNTDSPTQEQGFSLEEKSKTSKKRVHYMKFTKGKDLSSRSETDLACIFGKRSKRETRDRDEGSSGPDSQEEREEDKDTGTNLNPETQSNTVTSTLTMQEYFAQRMAQIKKTQTGRDPAASSSEVSSNAPSPLATPASMEDSPNTSDIEQSKNKKKKKKDRESERDSVEEDALTSVTGECVEEPNCSQKKKKKKKRKREDGTEVGSAPTVMDGTTEEDAPTTGKRKKEKKTSPEVHADELKTIETGNMDHKVSDKKKKKKKRERDEEEGATEEVVPKKNKKKQKK; this comes from the exons ATGTCCATGCTTGCCGAGC CTCGTCGTAAACAGAAGTGGTCCGTGGACCCCAGAAACAGCGCTTGGAGCAACGATGAGTCCAAATTTGGACAGAAAATGCTGGAACGCATGGGCTGGTCCAAAGGAAAG GGTCTTGGCAAGAGTGAACAGGGGGCTACAGAACACATCAAGGTTAAAGTAAAGAATAACGGCCTGGGTCTGGGCACTACAACAAACCACGAG gaCAACTGGATTGCCCACCAGGATGATTTTAATCAGCTCCTTGCTGAGCTTAACAGCTGCCATGCACAGAACAACACTGATA GCCCCACACAGGAACAGGGATTTAGTTTGGAAGAAAAGTCAAAGACATCCAAGAAAAGGGTCCACTACATGAAATTCACTAAGG GAAAAGACCTGTCCAGTCGCAGCGAAACAGACCTAGCTTGTATTTTTGGGAAGCGATCGAAACGAGAGACAAGAGACCGAGATGAG GGAAGCAGTGGACCTGACTCTCaggaagagagagaagaggacaAAGACACAGGAACTAATCTGAACCCAGAGACACAATCAAACACGGTGACCAGCACACTGACCATGCAAGAGTACTTCGCCCAGCGGATGGCCCAGATCAAGAAGACTCAGACAGGACGAGACCCAGCCGCGTCTTCATCTGAGGTCAGCAGCAATGCACCTTCTCCACTGGCTACGCCTGCCTCCATGGAGGACTCCCCCAACACCAGCGATATAGAACAgtccaaaaataagaaaaagaagaaaaaagacaggGAGAGTGAAAGAGATAGCGTAGAGGAAGATGCACTGACCTCAGTAACAGGAGAGTGTGTTGAAGAGCCAAATTGCtcacagaaaaagaagaaaaagaagaagaggaaacgTGAGGATGGGACTGAAGTGGGCAGCGCTCCTACAGTAATGGATGGCACCACTGAAGAAGACGCTCCCACCACAGgaaagaggaagaaggagaaaaaaacatcTCCAGAGGTTCATGCAGATGAACTGAAAACAATAGAGACCGGGAATATGGACCATAAAGTTtcagataaaaagaaaaagaagaaaaagagagaacggGATGAAGAGGAAGGAGCAACTGAGGAAGTGGTGcccaaaaagaacaagaaaaaacagaagaaatga
- the LOC113063296 gene encoding L-threonine 3-dehydrogenase, mitochondrial-like — MPVFRALSNVAKQALLAPACGCQPLTVAIRNISFSPRQVTSGSDASFHSVSFSETDHPKVLITGGLGQLGVGLAKLLRKRFGKNNVILSDIRKPPSNVFHSGPFIYSDILDYKNLREIVVNNRITWLVHYSALLSAVGEANVALARAVNITGLHNILDIAAEHGLRLFVPSTIGAFGPTSPRNPTPDLCVQRPRTIYGVSKVHAELMGEYYHHRYGLDFRCLRYPGIISADSQPGGGTTDYAVQIFHDAVKTGKFECNLKPDTRLPMMYIDDCLRATLEVMEAPVESLSMRTYNINAMSFTPEELANEVQKQLPDLQVTYEIDSVRQAIADSWPMNFDDCNARKDWGWKHDYDLPELVQTMLDFIGSDSRISQAN, encoded by the exons ATGCCAGTCTTCAGAGCCCTTAGTAACGTAGCAAAGCAGGCCCTGCTGGCCCCTGCGTGTGGATGTCAGCCTCTGACTGTAGCGATCCGCAACATCAGCTTCTCCCCGCGTCAGGTCACCTCTGGATCTGATGCCAGCTTTCATTCTGTGTCCTTCTCTGAAACGGACCACCCTAAAGTTCTCATCACAG GTGGTCTTGGGCAACTAGGTGTTGGGCTTGCTAAACTGTTAAG GAAGCGATTTGGAAAAAACAATGTGATCCTCTCGGATATCAGGAAACCACCCAGCAACGTCTTTCACAGTG GCCCCTTTATCTACTCTGATATTTTGGACTACAAGAACTTGCGGGAGATTGTAGTAAACAATAGAATCACCTGGTTAGTGCATTACAGTGCTCTTCTGAGTGCTGTTGGGGAAGCTAACGTGGCACTGGCACGAGCAGTCAATATCACTG gaCTACACAACATCCTAGACATTGCAGCAGAACATGGGCTTCGGCTCTTTGTGCCCAGTACAATTGGTGCCTTCGGACCAACTTCACCTCGAAACCCCACTCCTGACCTCTGTGTGCAGAGACCACGCACTATATATGGCGTCTCTAAAGTCCATGCAGAGCTCATGGGGGAG TACTACCACCATCGATATGGCCTTGACTTCCGCTGTCTGCGGTACCCTGGCATCATCTCTGCAGATTCACAGCCCGGCGGTGGCACGACAG actaCGCTGTGCAGATTTTCCACGACGCCGTCAAGACCGGAAAGTTTGAGTGCAACTTGAAGCCAGACACACGGCTGCCCATGATGTACATTGATGACTGTTTGCGGGCCACGCTGGAGGTGATGGAGGCACCGGTGGAATCGCTCAGTATGCGAACCTACAACATCAACGCCATGAGCTTCACACCGGAGGAACTTGCAAATGAGGTCCAGAAACAGCTGCCTGATCTTCAGGTCACATATGAGATCGACTCCGTACGACAGGCTATAG CTGACAGTTGGCCCATGAACTTTGATGACTGCAACGCCCGGAAAGACTGGGGCTGGAAGCACGACTATGATCTGCCAGAGTTGGTCCAGACAATGCTTGACTTCATCGGCTCAGACTCCCGCATCTCCCAGGCCAACTGA